The following coding sequences are from one Ignavibacteriales bacterium window:
- a CDS encoding FkbM family methyltransferase: MIIPILKRKLSDFLRYRGYQISKIHTLENNIIAGKFIWLQKMGIKTVLDVGANVGNFTKMISKILGNVNIYAFEPLGDCYKNLIENTKHIENIKCFNSALGNSTATSFIYHNEFSPSSSLLRMEELHKNIFPHTKNEITEKIEVRELDSFENEINWTRKILLKIDVQGFELNVLKGAIISLKKIDVIILEISFVKFYENQTNFDEIYRFLSEMNFNFQGNFDQVKDPKTGKILYVDAIFIKD, translated from the coding sequence ATGATCATTCCAATTTTAAAAAGAAAACTTAGTGATTTTCTTAGATACAGAGGCTATCAAATTTCCAAAATTCATACACTGGAAAATAATATTATAGCCGGTAAATTCATCTGGTTACAGAAAATGGGAATAAAGACTGTGCTGGACGTTGGGGCAAATGTGGGTAATTTTACTAAAATGATTTCTAAAATTTTGGGTAATGTTAATATTTATGCATTTGAACCATTGGGCGATTGCTATAAAAATCTAATCGAAAATACCAAGCATATCGAAAATATTAAATGTTTCAATAGTGCTTTAGGAAACAGCACAGCTACAAGTTTTATTTATCATAATGAATTTTCTCCTAGTTCTTCCTTATTAAGAATGGAAGAATTGCATAAAAATATATTTCCCCATACAAAAAATGAAATTACTGAAAAAATTGAAGTCAGAGAATTGGATAGTTTTGAAAATGAGATCAATTGGACTAGGAAAATATTATTAAAAATTGATGTGCAAGGATTCGAGTTAAATGTGTTGAAAGGAGCTATAATTTCTTTAAAAAAAATTGATGTCATTATCCTAGAAATTTCTTTTGTAAAGTTTTATGAAAATCAAACAAATTTTGACGAGATTTATAGATTTCTTAGTGAAATGAATTTTAACTTTCAAGGTAACTTTGATCAGGTTAAAGATCCTAAGACCGGTAAAATTTTATATGTCGATGCCATATTTATTAAAGATTAA